In Pelorhabdus rhamnosifermentans, one genomic interval encodes:
- a CDS encoding MFS transporter: protein MNRKSSNFRWVLAAIMFAISFISYMDRVNLSVATPAIMQEFGFNKMHMGALQTAFFVGYAVMQIPGGIMAELFGYRRVVTVAVGFWSIFTSLTAMCNSFTMFAVIRALFGIGEGPLAPCFGQFIYRWFTANEKARGSACFLGGMFVGPVVGPAVTVALMLAFGWRSVFILFGIIGIGLAIAWYYFVTESPRDNQFVTEKEADYIEANLQLTQIKSMAPWRNFITSSQFWAIGIQFFVTDYIMYVFLAWLPLYLMEARNFSLTSMGFAASLPWLALSIITFSTGFMSDKLVSSGLSKTKARTVFGTMGLTICCGALYLGAVAQDSWWNIFWLTLSLGALGFTFNASWAACMDIGGEFSGSVSGWMNFWGNLGGATAPLLTAWIATTYGWQFAILATSALAIIGVGAWLAVKPDVSLICQKGKDKKSLCLAHKAI from the coding sequence ATGAATAGAAAGTCATCTAATTTTCGCTGGGTTTTGGCAGCTATTATGTTTGCTATTAGTTTTATTTCCTATATGGACCGTGTCAATTTGTCTGTAGCTACGCCCGCTATTATGCAAGAATTTGGCTTTAACAAAATGCATATGGGAGCGTTACAAACAGCTTTTTTTGTTGGCTATGCTGTCATGCAGATTCCTGGGGGCATTATGGCAGAATTGTTTGGTTATCGGCGTGTCGTCACTGTGGCAGTTGGATTCTGGTCTATTTTTACATCACTTACAGCTATGTGTAATAGTTTTACCATGTTTGCAGTTATTCGAGCTTTATTTGGTATCGGAGAAGGTCCGCTTGCACCTTGTTTTGGCCAGTTTATTTATCGTTGGTTTACAGCCAACGAGAAAGCACGTGGCTCGGCGTGCTTTTTAGGCGGCATGTTTGTGGGGCCTGTTGTGGGACCGGCTGTTACAGTTGCCTTGATGCTGGCTTTTGGATGGCGCTCCGTGTTCATTTTATTTGGAATCATTGGCATAGGACTTGCTATAGCTTGGTATTATTTTGTTACGGAATCCCCGCGGGACAATCAATTTGTTACAGAGAAAGAGGCCGATTATATTGAAGCCAATTTACAGCTTACTCAAATAAAATCAATGGCTCCCTGGCGAAATTTTATTACATCCTCGCAATTTTGGGCCATTGGTATTCAGTTTTTTGTTACTGATTACATTATGTATGTATTCTTAGCCTGGCTTCCTTTATATCTCATGGAAGCGCGAAATTTTTCATTGACAAGTATGGGGTTTGCAGCTTCCTTGCCTTGGCTTGCTTTGTCGATTATCACCTTTTCTACTGGATTTATGAGTGATAAACTCGTTAGCTCCGGTCTCTCTAAAACGAAAGCGCGCACTGTATTTGGAACTATGGGGCTCACAATTTGTTGTGGTGCTCTTTATTTGGGGGCAGTGGCCCAAGATTCCTGGTGGAATATTTTTTGGCTTACCCTTTCTCTTGGCGCCCTTGGTTTTACTTTTAATGCATCTTGGGCAGCCTGTATGGATATTGGCGGAGAATTTTCTGGCTCTGTTTCAGGCTGGATGAATTTTTGGGGAAATCTCGGTGGTGCTACAGCACCGCTTTTAACGGCGTGGATTGCTACTACTTATGGTTGGCAATTTGCTATTTTAGCTACATCAGCCTTGGCTATTATTGGTGTTGGTGCTTGGCTGGCTGTCAAGCCGGATGTATCGCTGATTTGTCAGAAAGGCAAGGATAAAAAATCTCTTTGTTTAGCGCATAAAGCGATTTAG
- the serA gene encoding phosphoglycerate dehydrogenase, whose translation MKILISEKIADKGIEKLIQEGATVDVLPKLTRQELLDVIGKYDGLIVRSVTKVNEELYQHATNLKVVGRAGNGVDNIEMEGATKRGIIVVNTPESNVVSAAELTIGLLLASCRNIPGGNERVRSGSYDRANLKGVELQGKTVGIVGFGRIGSLVATRLKSFDMQVIAYDPYINDARFKKFGVEKKEKLEDLVKEADFITVHTPKTKETIGIIGKEQFKVAKKGVRVINCARGGIIDEEALNDALNKKIVASAAIDVLVSEPHPNTPLIDFPNVVFTPHAGADTVEAQDNVGLTVAQEVISALRGEIVPNAVNLPTIPKQEFESFSAYLKLGETLGKMYYQLEKDAVEKVEIVYSGDVATIDTSVISLAILKGLFEPVLQEKVNYVNASLIAKNRGVTVTESKKSTVESYLTLIQMKVISKNKTFTISGTIFGKGEMRIVEINGFTFDLTPRPYMLVAENIDKPGIVGQIGTILGVSKVNIATMQLGINDQEKRAMMVLAIDSDVSVDVLQFISGVEGVLKVHLVKI comes from the coding sequence ATGAAGATTTTGATTTCCGAAAAGATAGCTGATAAGGGAATTGAGAAGCTCATTCAAGAAGGAGCGACTGTAGACGTTTTGCCAAAACTTACGCGACAAGAGTTGCTTGATGTTATTGGAAAGTACGATGGCCTGATTGTACGGAGTGTCACCAAGGTGAATGAAGAACTTTACCAGCATGCTACAAATCTAAAAGTTGTTGGACGAGCGGGTAATGGAGTAGATAACATTGAAATGGAAGGGGCAACCAAACGGGGTATTATTGTTGTGAATACACCGGAGTCTAATGTTGTTTCAGCAGCAGAACTGACGATTGGATTATTACTTGCTTCTTGCCGTAATATACCGGGTGGCAATGAGCGTGTTCGTTCAGGCAGCTATGATCGTGCTAATTTGAAAGGTGTGGAACTACAGGGCAAGACAGTGGGAATTGTGGGTTTTGGACGGATTGGATCACTTGTTGCCACGCGTTTAAAATCTTTTGACATGCAGGTTATTGCCTATGATCCCTATATTAATGATGCCAGGTTTAAAAAATTCGGTGTAGAGAAAAAAGAAAAACTTGAAGATTTAGTGAAGGAAGCCGATTTCATTACGGTTCATACGCCGAAAACGAAAGAAACGATTGGTATCATTGGCAAAGAACAGTTTAAAGTAGCGAAGAAAGGTGTAAGAGTCATCAATTGCGCGAGAGGCGGTATTATTGATGAAGAAGCCTTGAATGATGCGTTGAATAAAAAAATTGTTGCCAGTGCAGCAATTGACGTTTTGGTCAGTGAGCCTCATCCGAATACGCCGCTTATTGATTTTCCCAATGTCGTGTTTACGCCCCACGCTGGTGCCGATACAGTAGAAGCGCAAGATAATGTTGGTCTTACTGTGGCTCAAGAGGTTATCAGTGCACTCCGAGGCGAAATTGTCCCCAATGCTGTGAATTTGCCGACGATTCCTAAACAGGAATTTGAATCTTTTTCAGCTTATTTGAAATTAGGCGAGACACTCGGTAAGATGTACTATCAATTAGAAAAAGATGCTGTGGAAAAAGTGGAGATTGTCTATAGCGGTGATGTGGCTACCATTGATACATCCGTGATTAGTTTGGCTATCTTAAAGGGGCTTTTTGAGCCAGTTTTGCAAGAAAAGGTGAATTATGTAAATGCCAGCCTTATTGCGAAAAATCGGGGCGTTACTGTAACGGAAAGTAAAAAATCTACTGTTGAAAGTTATTTGACATTGATTCAAATGAAGGTTATTTCGAAGAATAAAACCTTTACTATTAGCGGTACCATCTTTGGCAAGGGTGAAATGAGAATTGTAGAGATCAATGGTTTTACTTTCGATTTAACGCCCCGTCCTTATATGCTTGTGGCTGAAAATATTGATAAGCCAGGCATTGTGGGTCAAATTGGTACGATCCTTGGTGTGAGTAAGGTAAACATTGCGACGATGCAGCTGGGGATTAATGATCAGGAAAAACGGGCCATGATGGTTTTGGCAATTGATTCTGATGTGTCAGTTGATGTTCTGCAATTTATCAGCGGTGTAGAAGGTGTGTTGAAAGTTCACTTGGTGAAAATTTAA